The following are encoded in a window of Anser cygnoides isolate HZ-2024a breed goose chromosome 33, Taihu_goose_T2T_genome, whole genome shotgun sequence genomic DNA:
- the DCST1 gene encoding E3 ubiquitin-protein ligase DCST1 isoform X2 — protein sequence MAGTEAHRRQKPPNTTLKRAVVTLLPTSCSQFLWSRPDQHRGTKFFLGASIGSLLGLGLCQLLIVPMNLTETRKVQLTCGLAGVTALGWATSPHVRCASLLVVPKFLGKEGRVFVLSFVLAAIYNGPVANVWHNLDEVIRAVGCVTELQVNHSRHLWRVSTVPLRMVMEDMVRSGQRLNAETQNISRAFVGLNEEVASEEGYDLTQGGRTDSQATLSTQKLYEMKTKLRCTYVVDQAMQRCRDWFNTKHKACMALIVVPLISHLLCLPMKFKFLCHIVKVMHSWCWDRIPVEGNFGQMYDMLNNSVNNLSQHFSAKVVFQEEHHEMLVGINVSGEQIVEEVTSQIRQHSARLGQAVSFFRLLLSFTFLLIFISAFSYTKKYCQDICFDNLYITTYFRQIDARRKKQNKRTLLPLRRAEIPAVIFPCRLAMQPRELQNVLELLECIPPLLLLLLAWGLDHTLYTMLSIIHQHSFVQYSFRSSHHLSVHVTGTSLMARLLRSTIGSLNTSSDTELETSNFACLPQPRGMTRQQYVDSCLPLAVLVLLCLLQVYMYRLRRAIAAFYFPKREKSRVLYLYNKLLRQRQCFVRLQRKRIARRARRYPALGTSLLEWCCRRWPRLRRWVRWPCTVCGEPKSPRDHQACPSPACGASYCRPCWRDVGRVCPACTPGDHGLSEDSSEEQEGYAA from the exons ATGGCTGGCACAGAGGCACACAGGAGGCAGAAGCCACCCAACACAA ccCTGAAGCGAGCAGTGGTCACGCTGCTGCCCACCTCGTGCAGCCAGTTCCTCTGGAGCCGGCCAGACCAGCACCGCGGCACCAAGTTCTTCCTTGGCGCCAGCATCGGGAGCCTCCTCGGCCTTG ggctctgccagctcctcaTTGTCCCCATGAACCTCACGGAGACGCGCAAGGTGCAGCTGACATGCGGGCTGGCAG GGGTGACTGCGCTGGGCTGGGCCACGTCCCCGCACGTCCGCTGCGCCAGCCTGCTGGTGGTCCCCAAGTTCCTGGGCAAGGAGGGACGGGTCTTCGTCCTCTCCTTCGTCCTCGCTGCTATCTACAATG GGCCCGTGGCCAACGTGTGGCACAACCTGGACGAGGTGATCCGCGCGGTGGGCTGCGTGACGGAGCTGCAGGTCAACCACAGCCGCCACCTCTGGCGGGTGTCCACGGTCCCGCTGCGCATGGTGATGGAGGACATGGTG CGGAGTGGGCAGAGGCTGAACGCCGAGACGCAGAACATCTCGCGCGCCTTCGTGGGGCTCAACGAGGAGGTGGCCAGCGAGGAGGGGTACGACTTGACGCAGGGCGGGCGCACGGACTCCCAGGCCACGCTCAGCACCCAGAAGCTGTACGAAATGAAAACCAAACTGCGCTGCACGT ATGTGGTGGACCAGGCCATGCAGCGGTGCCGGGACTGGTTCAACACGAAGCACAAGGCTTGCATGGCGCTTATCGTCGTGCCCCTCATCAGCCACCTTCTCTGCTTGCCCATGAAGTTCAAGTTCCTTTGCCACATCGTCAAGG TCATGCACAGCTGGTGCTGGGACAGGATCCCTGTCGAGGGCAACTTTGGGCAGATGTACGACATGCTGAACAACTCCGTCAACAACCTCAGCCAGCACTTCAGCGCCAAAGTAGTCTTCCAG gAGGAGCACCACGAGATGCTGGTGGGCATCAACGTGTCCGGGGAGCAGATCGTGGAGGAGGTGACCTCGCAGATCCGGCAGCACAGCGCCCGCCTGGGCCAGGCCGTCTCCTTCTTCCGCCTGCTGCTCTCCTTCACCttcctcctcatcttcatctC GGCGTTCTCCTACACCAAGAAGTACTGCCAGGACATCTGCTTTGACAACCTCTACATCACCACCTATTTCCGCCAGATCGACGCCCGCCGCAAAAAGCAG aACAAGCGGACGCTGCTGCCGCTGCGCCGGGCAGAGATCCCCGCCGTGATCTTTCCGTGCCGCCTGGCCATGCAGCCCCGCGAGCTGCAGAAC gtgctggagctgctggagtgCATCccgcccctgctcctgctgctcctcgccTGGGGCCTGGACCACACGCTCTACACCATGCTGAGCATCATCCACCAGCACTCCTTCGTGCAGTACTCCTTCCGCA gcagccacCACTTGTCCGTGCACGTGACGGGCACGTCCCTGATGGCTCGGCTCCTGCGGAGCACCATCGGGTCCCTGAACACCTCCTCCGACACAGAGCTGGAGACGTCCAACTTCG cctgcctgccgcagccccggggcatGACGCGGCAGCAGTACGTGGACAGCTGCCTGCCCCTGGccgtgctggtgctgctctgcctgctccaggTCTACATGTACCGCCTGCGCCGCGCCATTGCCGCCTTCTACTTCCCCAAG CGGGAGAAGAGCCGCGTGCTCTACCTCTACAACAAGCTGCTCCGGCAGCGGCAGTGCTTCGTCCGCCTGCAGAGGAAGCGCATCGCCCGGCGGGCACGCCGCTACCCAGCCCTG gggacGTCCCTGCTGGAGTGGTGCTGCCGGCGCTGGCCGCGACTACGCCGCTGGGTGCGCTGGCCATGCACAGTGTGCGGGGAGCCCAAGTCCCCCCGGGACCACCAGGCCTGCCCCTCGCCTGCCTGCGGCGCCTCGTACTGCAGGCCCTGCTGGAGGGACGTGGGCCGTGTGTGCCCCGCCTGCACCCCCGGGGACCACGGCCTCTCCGAGGACAGCAgcgaggagcaggaggggtACGCGGCCTGA
- the DCST1 gene encoding E3 ubiquitin-protein ligase DCST1 isoform X1 → MAGTEAHRRQKPPNTTLKRAVVTLLPTSCSQFLWSRPDQHRGTKFFLGASIGSLLGLGLCQLLIVPMNLTETRKVQLTCGLAGVTALGWATSPHVRCASLLVVPKFLGKEGRVFVLSFVLAAIYNGPVANVWHNLDEVIRAVGCVTELQVNHSRHLWRVSTVPLRMVMEDMVRSGQRLNAETQNISRAFVGLNEEVASEEGYDLTQGGRTDSQATLSTQKLYEMKTKLRCTYVVDQAMQRCRDWFNTKHKACMALIVVPLISHLLCLPMKFKFLCHIVKVMHSWCWDRIPVEGNFGQMYDMLNNSVNNLSQHFSAKVVFQEEHHEMLVGINVSGEQIVEEVTSQIRQHSARLGQAVSFFRLLLSFTFLLIFISAFSYTKKYCQDICFDNLYITTYFRQIDARRKKQNKRTLLPLRRAEIPAVIFPCRLAMQPRELQNVVLELLECIPPLLLLLLAWGLDHTLYTMLSIIHQHSFVQYSFRSSHHLSVHVTGTSLMARLLRSTIGSLNTSSDTELETSNFACLPQPRGMTRQQYVDSCLPLAVLVLLCLLQVYMYRLRRAIAAFYFPKREKSRVLYLYNKLLRQRQCFVRLQRKRIARRARRYPALGTSLLEWCCRRWPRLRRWVRWPCTVCGEPKSPRDHQACPSPACGASYCRPCWRDVGRVCPACTPGDHGLSEDSSEEQEGYAA, encoded by the exons ATGGCTGGCACAGAGGCACACAGGAGGCAGAAGCCACCCAACACAA ccCTGAAGCGAGCAGTGGTCACGCTGCTGCCCACCTCGTGCAGCCAGTTCCTCTGGAGCCGGCCAGACCAGCACCGCGGCACCAAGTTCTTCCTTGGCGCCAGCATCGGGAGCCTCCTCGGCCTTG ggctctgccagctcctcaTTGTCCCCATGAACCTCACGGAGACGCGCAAGGTGCAGCTGACATGCGGGCTGGCAG GGGTGACTGCGCTGGGCTGGGCCACGTCCCCGCACGTCCGCTGCGCCAGCCTGCTGGTGGTCCCCAAGTTCCTGGGCAAGGAGGGACGGGTCTTCGTCCTCTCCTTCGTCCTCGCTGCTATCTACAATG GGCCCGTGGCCAACGTGTGGCACAACCTGGACGAGGTGATCCGCGCGGTGGGCTGCGTGACGGAGCTGCAGGTCAACCACAGCCGCCACCTCTGGCGGGTGTCCACGGTCCCGCTGCGCATGGTGATGGAGGACATGGTG CGGAGTGGGCAGAGGCTGAACGCCGAGACGCAGAACATCTCGCGCGCCTTCGTGGGGCTCAACGAGGAGGTGGCCAGCGAGGAGGGGTACGACTTGACGCAGGGCGGGCGCACGGACTCCCAGGCCACGCTCAGCACCCAGAAGCTGTACGAAATGAAAACCAAACTGCGCTGCACGT ATGTGGTGGACCAGGCCATGCAGCGGTGCCGGGACTGGTTCAACACGAAGCACAAGGCTTGCATGGCGCTTATCGTCGTGCCCCTCATCAGCCACCTTCTCTGCTTGCCCATGAAGTTCAAGTTCCTTTGCCACATCGTCAAGG TCATGCACAGCTGGTGCTGGGACAGGATCCCTGTCGAGGGCAACTTTGGGCAGATGTACGACATGCTGAACAACTCCGTCAACAACCTCAGCCAGCACTTCAGCGCCAAAGTAGTCTTCCAG gAGGAGCACCACGAGATGCTGGTGGGCATCAACGTGTCCGGGGAGCAGATCGTGGAGGAGGTGACCTCGCAGATCCGGCAGCACAGCGCCCGCCTGGGCCAGGCCGTCTCCTTCTTCCGCCTGCTGCTCTCCTTCACCttcctcctcatcttcatctC GGCGTTCTCCTACACCAAGAAGTACTGCCAGGACATCTGCTTTGACAACCTCTACATCACCACCTATTTCCGCCAGATCGACGCCCGCCGCAAAAAGCAG aACAAGCGGACGCTGCTGCCGCTGCGCCGGGCAGAGATCCCCGCCGTGATCTTTCCGTGCCGCCTGGCCATGCAGCCCCGCGAGCTGCAGAACgtg gtgctggagctgctggagtgCATCccgcccctgctcctgctgctcctcgccTGGGGCCTGGACCACACGCTCTACACCATGCTGAGCATCATCCACCAGCACTCCTTCGTGCAGTACTCCTTCCGCA gcagccacCACTTGTCCGTGCACGTGACGGGCACGTCCCTGATGGCTCGGCTCCTGCGGAGCACCATCGGGTCCCTGAACACCTCCTCCGACACAGAGCTGGAGACGTCCAACTTCG cctgcctgccgcagccccggggcatGACGCGGCAGCAGTACGTGGACAGCTGCCTGCCCCTGGccgtgctggtgctgctctgcctgctccaggTCTACATGTACCGCCTGCGCCGCGCCATTGCCGCCTTCTACTTCCCCAAG CGGGAGAAGAGCCGCGTGCTCTACCTCTACAACAAGCTGCTCCGGCAGCGGCAGTGCTTCGTCCGCCTGCAGAGGAAGCGCATCGCCCGGCGGGCACGCCGCTACCCAGCCCTG gggacGTCCCTGCTGGAGTGGTGCTGCCGGCGCTGGCCGCGACTACGCCGCTGGGTGCGCTGGCCATGCACAGTGTGCGGGGAGCCCAAGTCCCCCCGGGACCACCAGGCCTGCCCCTCGCCTGCCTGCGGCGCCTCGTACTGCAGGCCCTGCTGGAGGGACGTGGGCCGTGTGTGCCCCGCCTGCACCCCCGGGGACCACGGCCTCTCCGAGGACAGCAgcgaggagcaggaggggtACGCGGCCTGA
- the DCST2 gene encoding DC-STAMP domain-containing protein 2 isoform X2 produces the protein MEPVLGLKRLRGWAKRAWGRQPRHKRWLEEESKVREVARSTAGFVLGMALASLYGALVLLAQSGNVWYCLVTTVSLGTALGLGMAFSTKVRVSVLLTLPHIFTNVLAKIKDIAQKAKVVGDRVRKFFRSIMDSVSHVARALRNVWRWLANVGELCNQELGTPYRRCLRLFEEAKDNCERALSFLFFLCYIIITFRPLCGLANAGLLFCIIPQYIQSFLKKTIAAPLSRALDRVRREFEFNISAVHHFEVSLNSSKTLADVALDIMEGVSQRLEPTRQVVGLFAYASSCAILYLYLKALRYRYQYLRDDAFDNVYITQRFMEMDVRRAEQGKPTVLPLNFWESGRYIHPGMPWLSQQERRRYGLELVGLLRHMLLGLSLVLADYSLFWLLDLVRHQMQGEIVARAPAMLAISVNGTGYTSEIFQDLVSAFDVLQRGNVSVLSQRCLLQPVEPDYSAYISMGILYGICLFVAIFGNHVGRLRWVVCAAYYPAREQERTSFLYNSILARRAGLVHALRQAARLHSADAGHGNLLLFLTSRVPAFGRLLRLLGIQQKHCLACGMAEQKDFIACITPSCKGLYCSDCHQALNNVCSICMGPLSYKDMGDEEMDSSDEETVGLWLGALRTLRGHEQEQSQEQGRLLRQRIQEVAGGRGGARRLPPEMLAQLRAQLKEEASEESDGDSYGVPGEDSSFSSLDFSYQEQPEGSGSELEEVRVLQPPSSKGRAG, from the exons ATGGAGCCAGTCTTGGGGCTGAAGAGGCTCCGGGGCTGGGCAAAGAGGgcctggggcaggcagccccGGCACAAGCgctggctggaggaggagagcaagGTGCGGGAGGTGGCGCGCAGCACCGCCGGCTTCGTGCTGGGCATGGCCCTGGCCAGCCTGTACGGggccctggtcctgctggcgCAGAGCGGCAACGTCTGGTACTGCCTGGTCACCACCGTCAGCCTGGGCAcggcgctggggctgggcatGGCCTTCTCCACCAAGGTGCGCGTCTCCGTGCTGCTCACGCTGCCCCACATCTTCACCA acGTGCTGGCCAAAATCAAGGACATTGCCCAGAAAGCCAAGGTGGTCGGCGACCGCGTCCGCAAGTTCTTCCGCTCCATCATGGACTCCGTGAGCCACGTCG cccgaGCCCTGCGCAACGTGTGGCGCTGGCTGGCCAACGTGGGCGAGCTGTGCAACCAGGAGCTGGGCACGCCGTACCGCCGCTGCCTGCGCCTCTTCGAGGAGGCCAAGGACAACTGTGAGCGCGcgctctccttcctcttcttcctctgctacATCATCATCACCTTCAGGCCGCTCTGCGGCCTGGCCAACG CTGGCCTGCTCTTCTGCATCATCCCCCAGTACATCCAGTCCTTCCTCAAGAAGACGATCGCAGCCC CCCTCAGCAGAGCGCTGGACCGCGTGCGCAGGGAGTTCGAGTTCAACATCTCGGCTGTGCACCACTTCGAAGTCAGCCTCAACTCCAGCAAGACCCTGGCTGATGTGGCCCTGGACATCATGGAGGGCGTGAGCCAGCGCCTGGAGCCCACCCGCCAGGTCGTGGGGCTCTTCGCATACGCCTCCTCCTGCGCCATCCTCTACCTGTACCTGAA GGCGCTGCGGTACCGCTACCAGTACCTGCGGGATGACGCCTTTGACAACGTCTACATCACGCAGCGCTTCATGGAGATGGACGTGCGGcgagcagagcagggcaaacCCACTGTGCTGCCCCTGAACTTCTGGGAGAGCGGCCGCTACATCCACCCCG GGATGCCGTGGCTCTCGCAGCAGGAGCGGCGCCGCTACGGGCTGGAGCTGGTGGGGCTCCTGCGGCacatgctgctggggctgagcctcGTGCTGGCCGACTACAGCCTCTTCTGGCTGCTCGACCTGGTGCGGCACCAGATGCAAGGCGAGATCGTTGCGAGGG ccccggcgATGCTGGCCATCAGCGTGAACGGGACGGGCTACACCAGCGAGATCTTCCAGGACCTGGTCTCTGCCTTCGACGTGCTGCAGCGGGGCAACGTCTCGGTGCTCTCCCAGCGGTGCctcctgcagcccgtggagccCGACTACAGCGCCTACATCAGCATGG GCATCCTGTATGGCATCTGCCTCTTCGTGGCCATCTTCGGCAACCACGTGGGACGCCTGCGGTGGGTGGTGTGTGCCGCTTACTACCCGGCTCGTGAGCAG GAGCGGACGTCCTTCCTCTACAACAGCATCCTGGCGCGGCGGGCAGGGCTGGTGCATGCCCTGCGCCAGGCGGCGAGGCTGCACTCGGCGGATGCTGGGCACGGCAatctgctcctcttcctcacctccAG GGTGCCTGCCTTTGGCCGGCTGCTTCGGCTCCTGGGCATCCAGCAGAAACACTGCCTGGCCTGCGGGATGGCGGAGCAGAAGGACTTCATCGCGTGCATCACACCCAGCTGCAAAG GGCTGTACTGCAGCGACTGCCACCAAGCCCTGAACAACGTCTGCTCCATCTGCATGGGTCCCCTGAGCTACAAGGACATGGGGGACGAGGAGAt GGACTCCAGCGACGAGGAGACGGTGGGGCTGTGGCTGGGAGCGCTGCGGACGCTGCGGGGCCACGAGCAGGAGCAGTCCCAGGAGCAAGGGCGGCTGCTGAGGCAGCGCATCCAGGAGgtggcggggggccgggggggagcccGCCGCTTGCCCCCTGAGATGTTGGCTCAGCTGCGAGCCCAGCTGAAGGAGGAGGCGAGCGAGGAGAGCGATGGGGACAGCTACGGGGTGCCTGGTGAGGACAGCTCCTTCTCCAG cctTGATTTCAGCTACCAGGAGCAGCCCGAGGGCAGCGGCAGTGAGCTGGAGGAGGTGAGGGTCCTGCAGCCACCCAGCAGCAAGGGCAGGGCCGGGTGA
- the ZBTB7B gene encoding zinc finger and BTB domain-containing protein 7B — MASPEDDLIGIPFPEHSSELLSSLNEQRQLGVLCDVTIKTQGLEYRTHRAVLAACSRYFKKLFAGQGPGQEVCELDFVGPEALGALLEFAYTATLTISSANMGEVLQAAQLLEIPCVIAACVEILQGSGLEAPGPDDGDCERARRYLEAFATLPEDEVPTLPPARPVARRSKKTRKFLQARGSRLNNHTEELPAEAEGYDSPLPPPQPPSPPLPPLPEGLVQTYESYEMPEEEELPPHPFPFPYQPPLSPEEAGSDEDAIDPDLMAYLSSLHHESLAPGLDTPDKLVRKRRSQMPQECPVCHKVIHGAGKLPRHMRTHTGEKPFACQVCGVRFTRNDKLKIHMRKHTGERPYSCQHCSARFLHSYDLKNHMHLHTGARPYECNVCHKAFAKDDHLQRHLKGQNCLEVRTRRRRRDEPPPPPAGPPGLDLSNGRLDGLRLSLAHYWGPARPDEEEEEPEPEPEPEPEPEEGPQPDGAVPVETA, encoded by the exons ATGGCGAGCCCGGAGGACGACCTCATTGGCATCCCCTTCCCCGAGCACAGCAGCgagctgctgagcagcctgaaCGAGCAGCGGCAGCTCGGGGTGCTCTGCGACGTCACCATCAAGACGCAGGGGCTGGAGTACCGCACGCACCGGGCCGTGCTGGCCGCCTGCAGCCGCTACTTCAAGAAGCTGTTtgcggggcaggggccggggcaggaggTCTGCGAGCTGGACTTCGTGGGGCCGGAGGCGCTGGGCGCGCTGCTGGAATTTGCCTACACGGCCACGCTCACCATCAGCAGCGCCAACATGGGCgaggtgctgcaggctgcccagctgctggaaaTACCGTGCGTGATCGCTGCTTGCGTGGAAATCCTACAGGGCAGCGGGCTGGAGGCTCCCGGCCCCGACGATGGCGACTGCGAGCGGGCTCGCCGCTACCTGGAGGCCTTCGCCACCCTCCCCGAGGACGAGGTGCCCACCCTGCCACCCGCCCGCCCCGTTGCCCGCCGCAGCAAGAAGACCCGCAAGTTCCTGCAAGCCCGTGGCTCCCGGCTCAACAACCACACCGAGGAGCTGCCCGCCGAGGCCGAGGGGTACGACAGccccctgccacctccccagcCGCCCtcgcccccgctgccccccctgccTGAGGGCCTGGTCCAGACCTACGAGAGCTACGAGATgcccgaggaggaggagctgcccccgcaccccttccccttcccctacCAGCCGCCCCTGTCCCCCGAGGAGGCCGGCTCCGATGAGGACGCCATCGACCCCGACCTCATGGCGTACCTGAGCTCGCTGCACCACGAGTCGCTGGCGCCCGGGCTGGATACGCCCGACAAGCTGGTGCGCAAGCGCCGCTCGCAGATGCCCCAGGAGTGCCCCGTCTGCCACAAGGTCATCCACGGTGCGGGCAAGCTGCCCCGCCACATGCGCACGCACACGGGCGAGAAGCCCTTCGCCTGCCAGGTCTGCGGGGTCCGCTTCACACG gaacgACAAGCTGAAGATCCACATGCGCAAGCACACGGGCGAGCGGCCCTACtcctgccagcactgcagcGCCCGCTTCCTGCACAGCTACGACCTGAAGAACCACATGCACCTGCACACGGGCGCCCGGCCCTACGAGTGCAACGTCTGCCACAAGGCCTTCGCCAAGGACGACCACCTCCAGCGGCACCTCAAGGGCCAGAACTGCCTGGAGGTGCGGacgcgccgccgccgccgcgacgagcccccgccgccgcccgccgggcccccGGGGCTCGACCTCTCCAACGGGCGCCTGGACGGGCTGCGCCTCTCCCTCGCCCATTACTGGGGTCCGGCGAGGCccgacgaggaggaggaagagcccgAGCCCGAGCCCGAGCCCGAGCCGGAGCCCGAGGAGGGGCCGCAGCCGGACGGCGCCGTGCCCGTGGAGACGGCGtag
- the DCST2 gene encoding DC-STAMP domain-containing protein 2 isoform X1, which produces MEPVLGLKRLRGWAKRAWGRQPRHKRWLEEESKVREVARSTAGFVLGMALASLYGALVLLAQSGNVWYCLVTTVSLGTALGLGMAFSTKVRVSVLLTLPHIFTREGKMLLLLLALGMAVQGPCTNILHNFSRAAESLSCGAELALNQTAERLQRAREPLLNVLAKIKDIAQKAKVVGDRVRKFFRSIMDSVSHVARALRNVWRWLANVGELCNQELGTPYRRCLRLFEEAKDNCERALSFLFFLCYIIITFRPLCGLANAGLLFCIIPQYIQSFLKKTIAAPLSRALDRVRREFEFNISAVHHFEVSLNSSKTLADVALDIMEGVSQRLEPTRQVVGLFAYASSCAILYLYLKALRYRYQYLRDDAFDNVYITQRFMEMDVRRAEQGKPTVLPLNFWESGRYIHPGMPWLSQQERRRYGLELVGLLRHMLLGLSLVLADYSLFWLLDLVRHQMQGEIVARAPAMLAISVNGTGYTSEIFQDLVSAFDVLQRGNVSVLSQRCLLQPVEPDYSAYISMGILYGICLFVAIFGNHVGRLRWVVCAAYYPAREQERTSFLYNSILARRAGLVHALRQAARLHSADAGHGNLLLFLTSRVPAFGRLLRLLGIQQKHCLACGMAEQKDFIACITPSCKGLYCSDCHQALNNVCSICMGPLSYKDMGDEEMDSSDEETVGLWLGALRTLRGHEQEQSQEQGRLLRQRIQEVAGGRGGARRLPPEMLAQLRAQLKEEASEESDGDSYGVPGEDSSFSSLDFSYQEQPEGSGSELEEVRVLQPPSSKGRAG; this is translated from the exons ATGGAGCCAGTCTTGGGGCTGAAGAGGCTCCGGGGCTGGGCAAAGAGGgcctggggcaggcagccccGGCACAAGCgctggctggaggaggagagcaagGTGCGGGAGGTGGCGCGCAGCACCGCCGGCTTCGTGCTGGGCATGGCCCTGGCCAGCCTGTACGGggccctggtcctgctggcgCAGAGCGGCAACGTCTGGTACTGCCTGGTCACCACCGTCAGCCTGGGCAcggcgctggggctgggcatGGCCTTCTCCACCAAGGTGCGCGTCTCCGTGCTGCTCACGCTGCCCCACATCTTCACCA GGGAGGgcaagatgctgctgctgctgctggcgctgggcATGGCTGTGCAGGGGCCCTGCACCAACATCCTGCACAACTTCTCCCGGGCCGCTGAGTCCCTGtcgtgtggtgctgagctcgCCCTCAACCAGACGGCCGAGAGGCTGCAACGTGCCCGGGAGCCACTGCTGA acGTGCTGGCCAAAATCAAGGACATTGCCCAGAAAGCCAAGGTGGTCGGCGACCGCGTCCGCAAGTTCTTCCGCTCCATCATGGACTCCGTGAGCCACGTCG cccgaGCCCTGCGCAACGTGTGGCGCTGGCTGGCCAACGTGGGCGAGCTGTGCAACCAGGAGCTGGGCACGCCGTACCGCCGCTGCCTGCGCCTCTTCGAGGAGGCCAAGGACAACTGTGAGCGCGcgctctccttcctcttcttcctctgctacATCATCATCACCTTCAGGCCGCTCTGCGGCCTGGCCAACG CTGGCCTGCTCTTCTGCATCATCCCCCAGTACATCCAGTCCTTCCTCAAGAAGACGATCGCAGCCC CCCTCAGCAGAGCGCTGGACCGCGTGCGCAGGGAGTTCGAGTTCAACATCTCGGCTGTGCACCACTTCGAAGTCAGCCTCAACTCCAGCAAGACCCTGGCTGATGTGGCCCTGGACATCATGGAGGGCGTGAGCCAGCGCCTGGAGCCCACCCGCCAGGTCGTGGGGCTCTTCGCATACGCCTCCTCCTGCGCCATCCTCTACCTGTACCTGAA GGCGCTGCGGTACCGCTACCAGTACCTGCGGGATGACGCCTTTGACAACGTCTACATCACGCAGCGCTTCATGGAGATGGACGTGCGGcgagcagagcagggcaaacCCACTGTGCTGCCCCTGAACTTCTGGGAGAGCGGCCGCTACATCCACCCCG GGATGCCGTGGCTCTCGCAGCAGGAGCGGCGCCGCTACGGGCTGGAGCTGGTGGGGCTCCTGCGGCacatgctgctggggctgagcctcGTGCTGGCCGACTACAGCCTCTTCTGGCTGCTCGACCTGGTGCGGCACCAGATGCAAGGCGAGATCGTTGCGAGGG ccccggcgATGCTGGCCATCAGCGTGAACGGGACGGGCTACACCAGCGAGATCTTCCAGGACCTGGTCTCTGCCTTCGACGTGCTGCAGCGGGGCAACGTCTCGGTGCTCTCCCAGCGGTGCctcctgcagcccgtggagccCGACTACAGCGCCTACATCAGCATGG GCATCCTGTATGGCATCTGCCTCTTCGTGGCCATCTTCGGCAACCACGTGGGACGCCTGCGGTGGGTGGTGTGTGCCGCTTACTACCCGGCTCGTGAGCAG GAGCGGACGTCCTTCCTCTACAACAGCATCCTGGCGCGGCGGGCAGGGCTGGTGCATGCCCTGCGCCAGGCGGCGAGGCTGCACTCGGCGGATGCTGGGCACGGCAatctgctcctcttcctcacctccAG GGTGCCTGCCTTTGGCCGGCTGCTTCGGCTCCTGGGCATCCAGCAGAAACACTGCCTGGCCTGCGGGATGGCGGAGCAGAAGGACTTCATCGCGTGCATCACACCCAGCTGCAAAG GGCTGTACTGCAGCGACTGCCACCAAGCCCTGAACAACGTCTGCTCCATCTGCATGGGTCCCCTGAGCTACAAGGACATGGGGGACGAGGAGAt GGACTCCAGCGACGAGGAGACGGTGGGGCTGTGGCTGGGAGCGCTGCGGACGCTGCGGGGCCACGAGCAGGAGCAGTCCCAGGAGCAAGGGCGGCTGCTGAGGCAGCGCATCCAGGAGgtggcggggggccgggggggagcccGCCGCTTGCCCCCTGAGATGTTGGCTCAGCTGCGAGCCCAGCTGAAGGAGGAGGCGAGCGAGGAGAGCGATGGGGACAGCTACGGGGTGCCTGGTGAGGACAGCTCCTTCTCCAG cctTGATTTCAGCTACCAGGAGCAGCCCGAGGGCAGCGGCAGTGAGCTGGAGGAGGTGAGGGTCCTGCAGCCACCCAGCAGCAAGGGCAGGGCCGGGTGA